A genomic segment from Triticum dicoccoides isolate Atlit2015 ecotype Zavitan chromosome 1A, WEW_v2.0, whole genome shotgun sequence encodes:
- the LOC119359784 gene encoding uncharacterized protein LOC119359784: MADMSSPTGQARPAAPMATADLEAAIAALPVRKQRLRETFDRLVACAPPHYHLPFTWDDIDAHVSSLHASLSLRFRQMQQQPHPGAPVSATAIHDAEQPHPCVPVPATATPADGQSDPCVPVSATHGESIQEDEEMVMEDEDASPVQEDDRVEDAGMGFVGAPWRQAGGTRDQEFPVPARAHALDAGSPMLRQPYTAFPPEVHSQLNLPMLQRQQPYMRYQQQEFPAMAWARNTYNIPPMVQQPYPYHNIPPMVQRPYVPYFRQEFSPDFRQEFFPDDDVTRQPFRQEFSPGFRQDFFPDDDVTRQPFRQEFSPGFRQEFFPDDEVTRQPFRQEFFPDVTRQARMGIDHVLQEQYMAMAHHRPYSPQQQYMAHHQPHFPVAQAPSAHGQGSNTKRRPPSKTTDTDNINVRSSKPSKKSRRDFHKHHGKPKPNNEPFQKKTIYDYF; this comes from the coding sequence ATGGCGGACATGTCGTCGCCGACTGGCCAGGCCCGGCCGGCGGCGCCGATGGCGACGGCTGACCTGGAGGCCGCCATCGCGGCGCTCCCCGTCAGGAAGCAGCGCCTGCGGGAGACCTTCGACCGCCTCGTCGCCTGCGCGCCGCCCCATTACCATCTCCCCTTCACCTGGGACGACATCGACGCCCATGTCTCCTCCCTccacgcctccctctccctccgcttCCGCCAGATGCAGCAGCAGCCCCACCCCGGCGCCCCCGTGTCCGCAACCGCGATCCACGACGCCGAGCAGCCCCACCCCTGCGTGCCCGTGCCCGCAACCGCAACCCCCGCCGACGGGCAGTCCGACCCTTGCGTCCCCGTGTCCGCAACCCACGGCGAGTCCATccaggaggacgaggagatggTTATGGAGGATGAAGACGCCTCTCCTGTTCAAGAGGATGATAGAGTGGAGGACGCAGGCATGGGCTTTGTGGGGGCGCCATGGCGCCAGGCCGGAGGAACTCGTGATCAAGAGTTTCCGGTTCCGGCGCGGGCTCACGCCCTGGACGCCGGCAGCCCTATGCTTCGGCAGCCATACACGGCGTTCCCGCCTGAAGTGCATAGCCAGCTGAATCTTCCTATGCTCCAGCGACAACAACCATACATGCGGTACCAGCAGCAGGAGTTTCCTGCCATGGCGTGGGCCAGGAATACCTACAATATTCCTCCGATGGTCCAGCAGCCGtacccgtaccacaatattcctccgATGGTGCAGCGGCCGTACGTGCCGTACTTCAGGCAAGAATTCTCCCCTGATTTCAGGCAAGAATTCTTCCCTGATGATGATGTGACGAGGCAGCCCTTCAGGCAAGAATTCTCCCCTGGTTTCAGGCAAGACTTCTTCCCTGATGATGATGTGACGAGGCAGCCCTTCAGGCAAGAATTCTCCCCTGGTTTCAGGCAAGAATTCTTCCCTGATGATGAAGTGACGAGGCAGCCCTTCAGGCAAGAATTCTTCCCTGATGTGACGAGGCAGGCCCGGATGGGCATTGACCATGTGCTCCAGGAGCAGTACATGGCAATGGCGCACCATCGACCGTACTCCCCACAGCAGCAGTACATGGCGCACCACCAGCCACACTTCCCTGTTGCACAGGCTCCTAGTGCTCATGGTCAGGGATCAAACACTAAGCGTCGACCACCGAGCAAGACTACCGATACGGACAACATCAATGTTCGTAGTAGCAAGCCAAGTAAGAAGAGCAGGAGGGATTTCCACAAGCACCATGGCAAACCAAAGCCAAACAATGAGCCATTTCAAAAGAAGACCATATATGATTATTTTTGA